One Anopheles marshallii chromosome 3, idAnoMarsDA_429_01, whole genome shotgun sequence genomic region harbors:
- the LOC128712261 gene encoding protein smoothened has protein sequence MKGTISMIICLVLFFCITACQCKETNPTTNLITPESSRPMLESINGTRNYRMHGKKGKDDKTWYDGREMRYIYCVRPAKCEPIRYKSCLGSTLPYSSISLDLTDSYSQEATHTKLFQYKALISVPKCWAVIQPFLCAVFMPKCEKINGQDMVYLPPLEMCKITLEPCRILYNTSFFPEFLKCNETLYPAKCNNDVREEMKFNATGQCLKPLVAADLPANYYKEIDGCGVQCKDPLYTDHEHRQIHKLVAWGASVCLAFNLFTLATFAIDWQNANKYPAMVIFYINFCFAVSCLGWLAQFTPGGREDIVCRKDGTLRTSEPSAGENLSCIVVFILVYYFLIAAMVWFVIFTYVWHMSFKAIGKIQDRIDKKGSYFHLIAWSLPLVLTITIMALSEIDGNSTVGICFVGYLNHPIRGGFLLAPVLCVLLVGGYFLGRGLLTLIRLRISSKEIISARASKKIHQTIVRMGICTTFTFIFIVATVFCHVHEFRHSAAWATALRNFIVCQITSVYDDDVTNSCRIEQRPSVAILQVHLICLFASGIVMSSWVWTNSTLESWGRYFRRRFGTDIDEPVKLQKHKVIAQAFAKRKEFQNQGRLSISFHNSHTDPVGLKFDINSAIGSHDFSSTWANNLPRFVNRRCALTGAATSSSHDPRKNSVDSEISFSVRHVSVESRRNSIDSQVSVKIAEVKTKVASRSSRGTVVVGAAGGKHAHKSRQSRRRHDFAATGRRYSRKESSTSVESQIVTAAIQKSAGGAAGRHSTTAGTFGAGNMQRRTGIGAMDAHQINDLISNGKLLLPFLQGQGLTTSEDDNVSVGSFKLQDSKFDIIMKQFDGSSRMGDGAGCTSVPGPVTTTGGCRIEEYRSSDDDEDDDDDDVETESLLNGRNIPLRQITSGRDDILTRVTDSKDTPMGTRHTKDGGSRISKTGTTKSVRSRKTGTGSRQGTMSRKTQHNRRKKEKAREREREKDQEMLERAPSPSAGTFGVETMYDFNDSSFTSYCSELSPLQINSSYSGVSIAKTNSRNSKRSCDVGIQTNAHEIATQTMSSFEFNEKALKNEENADIYTENHQMLPALAMVVQQAPSKLIQTIGPTGMVGRKQRDTNESAGMSDAEKLKMLLLPSK, from the exons ATGAAGGGAACGATCAGTATGATCATTTGCCTGGTACTGTTTTTCTGTATTACCGCTTGCCAGTGTAAAGAAACGAACCCAACAACGAATCTTATAACGCCGGAATCATCACGACCGATGCTGGAATCGATCAACGGTACGCGCAACTATCGTATGCATGGCAAAAAGGGGAAGGACGATAAGACCTGGTACGATGGACGTGAAATGCGTTATATTTACTGTGTCCGACCGGCAAAATGTGAACCGATACGGTACAAATCGTGCCTCGGTTCGACCCTCCCGTACTCATCGATCAGTCTCGATCTGACCGATTCATACAGCCAAGAGGCAACGCACACCAAGCTGTTCCAGTACAAAGCACTGATCAGTGTGCCGAAGTGCTGGGCCGTGATACAACCGTTTCTGTGCGCTGTGTTTATGCCCAAGTGTGAGAAGATCAATGGCCAGGACATGGTGTATCTGCCGCCGCTGGAGATGTGTAAAATAACGCTCGAACCCTGTCGCATACTCTACAATACAAGCTTCTTTCCCGAGTTTCTCAAATGCAACGAAACACTGTACCCTGCGAAGTGCAACAACGATGTGCGagaggaaatgaaatttaatgcCACTGGCCAGTGTCTGAAACCGTTGGTAGCGGCCGATTTGCCAGCAAATTATTATAAAG AAATCGACGGATGTGGTGTACAGTGCAAGGATCCACTGTACACGGATCATGAGCATCGGCAGATACACAAGCTAGTTGCGTGGGGTGCTAGCGTGTGTCTTGCATTTAATCTCTTCACGCTCGCCACGTTCGCTATCGATTGGCAAAATGCAAACAAGTATCCGGCGATGgtaatattttacataaacTTCTGCTTCGCTGTATCCTGTTTGGG ATGGTTAGCACAGTTCACTCCGGGCGGACGGGAGGACATCGTTTGTCGTAAGGACGGTACGCTGCGCACGTCCGAGCCCAGTGCTGGTGAAAACCTGTCCTGCATTGTGGTGTTCATATTGGTGTACTACTTCCTCATCGCAGCCATGGTGTGGTTCGTCATTTTCACCTACGTATGGCACATGAGTTTTAAAGCGATCGGAAAAATTCAGGACCGGATCGATAAGAAGGGTTCATACTTTCATCTGATCGCCTGGTCTTTGCCGCTCGTGTTGACGATCACCATTATGGCACTGAGCGAAATCGACGGCAACAGTACGGTAGGCATTTGTTTCGTCGGTTACCTAAACCATCCGATCCGCGGCGGATTTCTGTTGGCGCCCGTGCTCTGCGTGCTACTGGTCGGTGGGTACTTTCTCGGTCGAGGACTGTTGACGCTGATTCGTCTACGAATATCGAGCAAGGAAATCATCTCCGCACGTGCCAGCAAAAAGATCCATCAAACGATCGTACGAATGGGCATCTGTACCACTTTTACGTTCATTTTTATCGTTGCCACCGTTTTCTGTCACGTGCACGAGTTCCGGCACAGTGCGGCCTGGGCTACTGCTTTGCGGAACTTTATCGTATGTCAAATAACTTCCGTTTACGACGATGATGTTACAAACAGCTGCCGTATCGAGCAACGGCCCAGCGTGGCCATACTTCAGGTGCATCTAATCTGTTTGTTCGCGTCCGGAATAGTCATGTCATCGTGGGTTTGGACCAACTCCACACTCGAATCGTGGGGTCGGTATTTTCGGAGGCGCTTCGGTACGGACATCGACGAACCGGTGAAACTCCAGAAGCATAAGGTCATAGCGCAGGCGTTCGCCAAACGAAAAGAGTTTCAAAATCAGGGCCGATTATCAATCTCGTTCCATAACTCACACACCGATCCGGTAGGTTTAAAGTTCGATATTAACTCCGCCATCGGTAGTCACGATTTCAGCTCGACCTGGGCAAACAATTTACCCCGGTTTGTGAATCGTCGCTGTGCGCTTACGGGAGCCGCGACCAGCTCGAGTCACGATCCACGCAAAAACTCGGTAGATTCAGAGATCAGCTTCAGCGTACGGCACGTTTCCGTCGAGTCTCGTCGGAACTCGATCGACTCGCAGGTATCGGTGAAAATTGCGGAAGTAAAAACGAAGGTTGCCAGCCGGAGTAGCCGTGGTACGGTAGTGGTTGGTGCGGCAGGTGGAAAACACGCCCATAAATCGCGTCAAAGCCGAAGAAGACATGATTTTGCTGCTACTGGGCGACGATATAGCCGTAAGGAAAGCAGCACTTCCGTCGAGTCGCAGATTGTGACGGCAGCAATTCAAAAGTCCGCTGGAGGTGCAGCAGGTCGACATTCAACCACGGCCGGTACGTTCGGGGCAGGCAACATGCAACGTCGCACGGGAATCGGGGCCATGGACGCACATCAGATCAATGATTTGATCTCGAATGGCAAGCTGTTGCTTCCATTCCTGCAAGGCCAAGGACTGACCACATCGGAGGATGATAACGTTTCGGTGGGTTCGTTCAAGCTACAAGATTCCAAATTCGACATTATTATGAAGCAGTTTGATGGATCAAGCCGTATGGGAGATGGCGCTGGGTGTACTAGTGTACCTGGGCCAGTAACCACCACAGGTGGCTGTCGTATTGAGGAGTATCGCAgcagcgatgatgatgaagacgatgacgatgatgatgtggaAACAGAATCGCTGCTTAACGGAAGGAATATTCCATTGCGTCAGATTACTTCTGGGCGGGATGATATCCTCACGAGGGTGACTGATTCTAAAGATACCCCAATGGGAACACGCCACACTAAGGATGGAGGATCGCGTATCAGTAAGACCGGCACGACCAAGAGCGTTCGCAGTCGCAAGACAGGAACCGGATCTCGTCAGGGTACGATGAGCAGGAAAACTCAGCATAATcgtagaaaaaaagagaaagcaagggaacgtgagcgtGAAAAGGATCAGGAAATGTTGGAACGCGCACCATCTCCATCTGCTGGAACGTTTGGTGTTGAGACGATGTACGATTTCAACGATTCCTCTTTCACGTCGTACTGTTCCGAATTGTCCCCATTGCAGATAAACAGCTCGTATTCGGGCGTTTCGATAGCTAAAACCAATTCGCGCAATTCCAAGCGTAGCTGTGATGTCGGCATACAGACTAATGCGCACGAAATTGCCACGCAGACTATGTCCTCCTTTGAGTTTAACGAAAAAGCGCTCAAGAACGAGGAGAATGCGGACATATATACGGAAAACCATCAGATGCTACCAGCGCTAGCGATGGTGGTACAACAAGCTCCATCCAAACTCATCCAAACGATCGGTCCGACCGGCATGGTTGGACGCAAACAGCGCGATACGAACGAATCGGCTGGCATGAGTGATgcggaaaaattgaaaatgcttCTGCTGCCATCGAAATAA